One region of Haloprofundus salilacus genomic DNA includes:
- a CDS encoding FAD-binding oxidoreductase: MVTFTQHRPFESEAADQLRTRVRGEILLPDEDGYNEARTVWNAMIDRYPAIIVRALGAADVMQAVGFARDHDLEIAIKGGGHNVAGYAVCDNGLMLDLSKMRSVRVDSESRTARVEPGAVLHDVDQETQAHGLVVPGGFVSSTGIAGLTLGGGFGYLSRKYGLTVDSLRSVDLVTADGELVRASEDENPDLFWGLRGGGGNFGVVTSFEFDLHDLSPTVLAGPVAHTFEDAPQVMREVAAVMHEAPDNVSCLMAIRHAPPAPFLPQEIHGERILLIAMIYAGDPNEGKTALGPLREIGDPVADAVGPKPYTAFQSTFDAANAEGARNYWKSHYAELSDEVIDVLCEHAERLPTPESTIGMLALGGEISRQSADSAPYPHRDAPWVLNLQARWREPEDERSIKWSRELFDALTPHASGGVYVNFITETDDKERIRAAYGEEVYDRLAALKAEWDPENRFHLNQNIEPTV, encoded by the coding sequence ATGGTAACATTCACACAACATCGGCCATTCGAAAGTGAGGCGGCTGACCAGCTCCGAACGCGCGTCCGAGGTGAGATTTTGCTGCCAGATGAAGATGGATACAACGAGGCCCGTACCGTCTGGAATGCGATGATTGATAGATATCCAGCGATCATCGTGCGAGCACTTGGCGCAGCCGACGTAATGCAGGCAGTGGGTTTCGCCCGCGACCACGATTTAGAGATTGCAATTAAGGGTGGTGGTCACAACGTTGCAGGCTACGCCGTCTGTGACAACGGGCTCATGCTCGACCTCTCGAAGATGAGATCTGTCAGAGTTGACTCCGAGAGCAGGACCGCCCGCGTTGAGCCTGGTGCTGTCCTACACGATGTCGATCAGGAGACGCAAGCTCACGGGCTAGTCGTCCCCGGTGGGTTCGTCTCTTCGACCGGCATCGCTGGACTGACACTCGGCGGCGGATTCGGCTATCTCTCGCGTAAGTACGGCCTGACCGTCGACAGTCTTCGATCGGTTGACCTCGTCACCGCCGACGGTGAACTCGTTCGAGCGAGCGAGGACGAGAACCCGGATCTGTTCTGGGGTCTCCGCGGTGGGGGTGGGAACTTCGGCGTCGTGACGTCCTTCGAGTTCGACCTACACGACCTCAGTCCGACCGTCCTCGCGGGTCCGGTCGCTCATACCTTTGAGGACGCTCCTCAGGTTATGCGTGAAGTCGCCGCCGTCATGCACGAGGCGCCTGACAACGTGTCCTGCCTCATGGCAATCCGGCATGCACCGCCCGCACCATTTCTACCTCAAGAAATCCACGGCGAGAGGATCCTACTAATTGCGATGATTTACGCGGGAGACCCTAACGAAGGCAAGACTGCACTCGGTCCGCTGCGCGAAATTGGTGATCCTGTCGCCGACGCAGTCGGGCCGAAACCGTACACTGCCTTCCAGTCGACATTCGACGCGGCGAACGCCGAGGGCGCCCGAAACTACTGGAAGTCACATTACGCGGAACTCTCCGACGAGGTCATCGATGTCCTCTGTGAACACGCTGAGAGACTCCCCACACCCGAGTCTACCATCGGAATGCTTGCGCTTGGTGGTGAAATCTCACGCCAATCTGCTGATTCAGCACCGTATCCCCACCGGGATGCCCCGTGGGTCCTGAATCTCCAAGCTCGGTGGCGCGAACCGGAGGACGAACGGAGCATCAAATGGTCACGGGAGTTATTTGACGCTCTCACGCCGCACGCCTCGGGCGGCGTCTACGTCAATTTCATCACCGAAACCGACGACAAAGAACGGATTCGTGCAGCCTACGGTGAGGAAGTCTACGATCGGCTTGCCGCCCTCAAAGCGGAGTGGGATCCAGAAAACAGGTTCCACCTGAACCAGAATATCGAACCGACCGTTTGA
- a CDS encoding DnaJ domain-containing protein, with translation MVDTYYEQLGVDRDASYAAIKAGFREQLLETHPDVRSESDARELTRELVHARGVLRDFRDEYEKTLTELGPTYGHRTFEKWWDFGGGIYDVDAWIEKHRPDNVDDPSSLFVDDPEPDDEKETAHRGPKYETGGGAHRTDWSRYDRPMERDGESDDEDAYWERWREDFLDESDPGARGPSETAGGVGSSRAARTARSAPQGGDAAAESDSQATARTSTAAGKFYDRLGVDPKATQTEIHDRFAEIDDAFSSTDRATIEGETQYQGYVKAFEILDNPRLRAWYDTLGHEEFSDGWASLRGWPPGIDMVAYASEREYDADAIEADVETGSTYRVEQTPSNGFLRRRLSLVVAALVVLALVWVLFTP, from the coding sequence ATGGTGGACACCTATTACGAGCAGTTGGGGGTCGACCGAGACGCCTCGTACGCGGCGATCAAGGCGGGGTTTCGCGAGCAACTGCTCGAGACGCACCCCGACGTTCGAAGCGAATCGGACGCGCGGGAGTTGACGCGAGAGTTGGTCCACGCTCGGGGTGTGCTCAGGGATTTCCGGGACGAGTACGAAAAGACGCTCACCGAACTCGGACCCACCTACGGGCATCGGACGTTCGAGAAGTGGTGGGACTTCGGGGGCGGTATCTACGATGTGGACGCCTGGATCGAGAAACACCGACCCGACAACGTCGACGACCCGAGCAGCCTGTTCGTGGACGACCCGGAACCGGACGACGAGAAGGAGACCGCCCACCGCGGTCCGAAATACGAAACCGGAGGCGGTGCGCACCGAACGGACTGGAGCCGGTACGACCGACCGATGGAACGCGACGGGGAGTCGGACGACGAGGACGCGTACTGGGAGCGGTGGCGCGAGGACTTCCTCGACGAGAGCGACCCCGGAGCGCGAGGTCCATCGGAGACCGCTGGGGGCGTGGGCTCGTCCCGGGCGGCTCGCACGGCCCGATCAGCCCCTCAAGGCGGTGATGCAGCAGCCGAGTCGGATTCGCAGGCGACGGCTCGGACGTCGACTGCAGCCGGCAAGTTTTACGACCGCCTCGGCGTCGACCCGAAGGCGACGCAGACGGAGATTCACGACCGGTTCGCGGAGATCGACGACGCGTTCTCGTCGACCGACCGCGCGACCATCGAGGGCGAAACACAGTATCAGGGGTACGTAAAGGCCTTCGAGATTCTCGACAACCCCCGGCTTAGGGCGTGGTACGACACGCTCGGCCACGAGGAGTTCTCTGACGGGTGGGCCTCGCTTCGCGGCTGGCCTCCCGGTATCGACATGGTCGCGTACGCGTCCGAACGCGAATACGACGCCGACGCGATCGAAGCCGACGTCGAAACCGGTTCGACCTACCGCGTCGAACAGACACCCTCGAACGGGTTCCTTCGGCGCCGACTCAGCCTCGTCGTCGCCGCGCTCGTCGTTCTCGCCCTCGTGTGGGTGCTCTTCACCCCGTGA
- a CDS encoding creatininase family protein produces MTETAETTRYRVAEMTWQELEDALAETRTLLLPVGSTEQHGHHLPLGVDVYMPEAIGERVAAASPALLAPPLWYGVSPHHTFKPGTFTVSTETFQRYVFDICESATDWGIEHILLLNGHYLAQDPELDIVVRRLRNELGIEAFHVPLVELFADVAAEIRTGDVSFHASEFETSIMLELFPDLVDMDRAKDVPPPEESLPLTDYDALGENKVGWALSADDMEELTPTGNIGDPTVATQRKGAQLVEAAVSDIRLLVDALETAE; encoded by the coding sequence ATGACCGAGACGGCCGAGACGACGAGGTACCGCGTCGCGGAGATGACGTGGCAGGAACTCGAAGACGCGCTCGCCGAGACCAGGACGCTGTTGCTCCCGGTGGGAAGCACCGAACAGCACGGCCACCATTTGCCCCTGGGTGTGGACGTATACATGCCCGAGGCAATCGGCGAGCGGGTCGCCGCAGCCAGCCCGGCCTTGCTCGCACCGCCGCTCTGGTACGGCGTGAGTCCCCACCACACGTTCAAGCCGGGGACGTTCACCGTCTCGACGGAGACGTTCCAGCGATACGTCTTCGATATCTGCGAGTCCGCGACCGACTGGGGGATCGAACACATTCTGCTTCTCAACGGCCACTACCTCGCACAGGACCCAGAACTCGACATTGTCGTCCGACGGCTGAGAAACGAACTCGGCATCGAAGCGTTCCACGTGCCGCTGGTCGAACTATTCGCCGACGTCGCCGCGGAGATCCGCACCGGGGACGTCTCGTTTCACGCTTCGGAGTTCGAGACGAGCATCATGCTCGAACTGTTCCCGGATCTAGTGGACATGGACCGGGCGAAAGACGTCCCACCGCCCGAAGAGTCGTTGCCGCTGACCGATTACGACGCGCTCGGCGAGAACAAGGTCGGGTGGGCACTGAGCGCGGACGACATGGAGGAGTTGACGCCGACCGGCAACATCGGCGATCCGACCGTCGCGACACAACGGAAGGGTGCGCAACTTGTCGAGGCGGCGGTGTCCGACATCCGCCTGCTCGTCGACGCGCTCGAAACGGCTGAGTAA
- the chrA gene encoding chromate efflux transporter, producing MGGGDTVPEADRYAGRPTRRRLMEIARFFLKIGLVGFGGPLVHIAMMEDELVGEGSREWLDETRFMEALAICNTLPGPASTQLGIFMGWVRGGLAGAFVAGVTFMAPTFLIVVAFSYVYFAYGQLPSVEAVFRGINPVVIGLIAGSAYSMTRSALRQGRADFSFSLGGEKWRVDYLLSVLLVGALVATVLVAPNPVLEFVVAGCITVLVYRTEWVRANLGRVATVGALATVAAVLYGFRDALVGSLRQLPLPATLISAFAALWANTWVKLFLFMLYTGSFIYGGGLVLIPFIETYVVGEFGWLTAREFVDGIAIGQLTPGPVVMTTAFVGYALFLPEGVGWAVVGAFVAMVGAFAPSFVFVVAFFPYVARVRENEVVKTALLGVNAAVVGAIIGATVSLSTEAILLGSTVGTVFAAGLAVAAFLLFVRGVDAAYLIIGGGVLGLGFLLF from the coding sequence ATGGGTGGTGGAGACACAGTCCCCGAGGCGGACCGGTACGCCGGCCGTCCCACTCGGCGACGACTGATGGAGATCGCGCGGTTCTTCCTCAAAATCGGTCTCGTCGGGTTCGGCGGCCCGCTCGTCCACATCGCGATGATGGAGGACGAACTCGTTGGTGAGGGGAGCCGTGAGTGGCTCGACGAGACACGGTTCATGGAGGCACTCGCCATCTGCAACACGCTGCCCGGTCCCGCGTCGACGCAACTGGGCATCTTCATGGGCTGGGTTCGCGGCGGACTCGCAGGCGCGTTCGTCGCCGGTGTGACGTTCATGGCACCGACATTTCTGATCGTCGTCGCGTTCTCGTACGTTTACTTCGCCTACGGACAACTGCCCTCCGTCGAAGCGGTGTTCCGCGGCATCAACCCGGTGGTAATCGGTCTGATCGCGGGCTCCGCGTACTCGATGACGCGAAGCGCACTGAGACAAGGGAGGGCCGATTTCTCGTTTTCGCTCGGCGGCGAGAAGTGGCGGGTCGACTATCTCCTCTCGGTACTCCTAGTCGGCGCACTCGTGGCGACGGTGCTCGTCGCGCCGAACCCGGTGCTTGAGTTCGTCGTCGCAGGGTGTATCACCGTCCTCGTCTATCGCACCGAGTGGGTTCGCGCGAACCTCGGCCGCGTCGCCACGGTTGGAGCGCTCGCGACCGTCGCTGCCGTTCTCTACGGATTCCGCGACGCACTGGTTGGAAGTCTTCGACAACTACCCCTTCCCGCGACGCTCATCAGCGCATTCGCGGCGCTCTGGGCGAACACGTGGGTCAAACTGTTCCTGTTCATGTTGTACACGGGGTCGTTCATCTACGGCGGGGGGCTGGTGCTCATCCCGTTCATCGAGACGTACGTCGTCGGCGAGTTCGGCTGGCTCACAGCCAGAGAGTTCGTCGACGGGATTGCTATCGGGCAGTTGACGCCCGGACCGGTCGTGATGACGACGGCGTTCGTCGGCTACGCACTCTTTCTCCCCGAGGGCGTCGGATGGGCCGTTGTCGGCGCGTTCGTCGCGATGGTCGGCGCGTTCGCGCCGTCGTTCGTCTTCGTTGTCGCTTTCTTCCCGTACGTCGCTCGCGTGCGCGAGAACGAAGTCGTCAAAACCGCACTCCTCGGCGTCAACGCCGCCGTTGTCGGCGCGATTATCGGCGCGACGGTGTCGCTGTCGACGGAGGCGATTCTCCTCGGTTCGACAGTCGGGACGGTGTTCGCCGCCGGACTCGCCGTCGCCGCGTTTCTGCTCTTCGTCCGCGGCGTCGACGCGGCGTATCTCATTATCGGCGGCGGCGTGTTGGGTCTCGGCTTTCTGCTGTTCTAG
- a CDS encoding DUF7503 family protein, whose protein sequence is MSQNDSAMADYLANNPRMIGVVFTLMLLLSQAGNAAAAAGGWVSGP, encoded by the coding sequence ATGAGCCAGAACGACTCTGCAATGGCGGACTACCTCGCGAACAACCCTCGAATGATCGGTGTCGTCTTCACGTTGATGCTGCTGCTCTCGCAGGCAGGAAACGCGGCGGCGGCGGCAGGTGGTTGGGTCTCTGGCCCTTAA
- a CDS encoding class I SAM-dependent methyltransferase, whose translation MAPPTIADEPIDEEKLDKLVGMAVNELGAAYYAPLIVIGDRLGLYEALSDGGPLTPVELAERTDTVEPYVNEWLAAGAAGGYVTYDSETGRYSLTPEQAALLADEDSPAFLVGGFQGLMGYQKRLSEIEADFRTGEGVGWHEQDEDVCHGTERFYRPSYETNFIDEWIPALDGMDAKLTAGARVADVGCGHGASTIIMAEAYPGSEFVAIDYHDHSIEVARKRAEEAGVADRISFEVATAKEYNGTDYDLVMMFDAYHDMGDPVGVASHVRETLADDGVWMLVEPFANDRIEDNLNPVGRAFYCASTMACVPNSLNQGGDPVLGAQAGEARLREVITEGGFTSVRRATETPFNLVLEARS comes from the coding sequence ATGGCACCACCGACTATCGCCGACGAACCGATCGATGAAGAAAAATTAGACAAACTCGTCGGAATGGCCGTCAACGAGCTCGGGGCGGCATATTACGCGCCACTGATCGTCATCGGCGACAGGCTCGGCCTCTACGAAGCGTTGTCCGACGGCGGGCCACTCACACCTGTCGAGTTGGCTGAGCGGACCGACACCGTGGAACCGTACGTCAACGAATGGCTCGCCGCGGGAGCGGCAGGCGGATACGTTACCTACGATTCGGAGACGGGCCGCTACAGCCTCACACCAGAACAGGCGGCGCTGCTGGCCGACGAGGATAGCCCCGCGTTCCTCGTTGGTGGGTTCCAGGGTTTGATGGGCTATCAGAAACGCCTCTCAGAGATCGAAGCCGACTTCCGAACCGGTGAGGGTGTGGGCTGGCACGAGCAAGACGAGGACGTGTGTCACGGCACGGAGCGCTTCTACCGGCCCAGTTATGAGACGAATTTCATCGACGAGTGGATCCCTGCACTCGATGGAATGGACGCGAAACTCACAGCGGGTGCCCGTGTGGCTGATGTGGGCTGTGGTCACGGCGCATCGACGATCATCATGGCCGAAGCCTACCCCGGTTCGGAGTTCGTTGCTATTGATTACCACGATCACTCTATTGAGGTGGCCCGCAAGCGAGCCGAAGAAGCTGGTGTTGCGGACCGTATCAGCTTCGAGGTGGCGACCGCGAAGGAGTACAACGGGACCGACTACGACCTCGTGATGATGTTCGACGCGTATCACGACATGGGTGATCCGGTCGGCGTGGCGTCACACGTCAGGGAGACGCTCGCCGACGACGGGGTGTGGATGTTAGTTGAGCCGTTCGCCAACGATCGGATCGAGGACAACCTGAACCCGGTGGGCAGGGCGTTCTACTGCGCTTCGACGATGGCCTGTGTGCCGAACTCGCTCAACCAGGGCGGCGACCCCGTCTTGGGAGCACAGGCTGGCGAAGCGCGTCTCCGTGAGGTGATTACCGAGGGCGGGTTCACGAGCGTCCGCCGGGCGACCGAGACGCCGTTCAACCTCGTACTCGAAGCCAGATCGTGA
- a CDS encoding helix-turn-helix transcriptional regulator — translation MDTPEDDQSPDLVFKPPGSPILEAVLQNARNQKYLGKRMDAAGSRIDTDLLGDIVRHGPVLEALREEPLDRRDIEERLDVSRATSHRLTKWLDEQGFVEKVDSRFQLTGRGEAVTDEVLRFEANVSSVHRMGPLLDVICPHHAEFAIEPMVEATVTVAEPAVPYRPVERFISLVSESETFWGFNTTHMAPLSIGEFYQQIFDATESEVIYPLSIVEKLLDTYPARANEAIDSGQFTLRTREKLPYGLAIFDERVGIGGYDDETGLLQAFVDTDSPLAREWAERVYASIKADSTLFDSPGD, via the coding sequence ATGGACACCCCCGAAGACGACCAATCACCCGACCTCGTGTTCAAACCGCCAGGGTCGCCGATTCTAGAGGCCGTCCTGCAGAACGCGCGGAATCAGAAATACCTCGGCAAGCGTATGGACGCGGCCGGTTCGCGCATCGACACGGACCTGCTCGGCGATATCGTCCGACACGGCCCAGTCCTCGAAGCACTCCGTGAGGAGCCACTGGACCGCCGCGACATCGAAGAGCGCCTCGACGTCTCGCGGGCGACGAGTCACCGCTTGACGAAGTGGCTCGACGAACAGGGGTTCGTCGAGAAAGTCGATAGCCGGTTCCAGTTGACGGGACGTGGCGAGGCGGTCACCGACGAGGTACTTCGATTCGAGGCGAACGTGAGCAGCGTCCATCGGATGGGGCCACTGTTGGACGTGATCTGTCCGCACCACGCGGAGTTCGCCATCGAACCGATGGTTGAGGCGACCGTAACTGTCGCGGAACCGGCCGTTCCGTACCGACCGGTCGAACGATTCATCTCGCTCGTGAGCGAGTCGGAGACGTTCTGGGGGTTCAATACGACACACATGGCGCCGTTGAGCATCGGTGAGTTCTACCAGCAGATATTCGATGCCACCGAGAGCGAAGTCATATACCCACTCTCTATCGTCGAGAAACTCTTGGACACGTACCCGGCCCGGGCGAACGAGGCAATCGACAGCGGGCAATTTACCCTTCGGACCCGCGAGAAGTTGCCCTATGGACTCGCTATCTTCGACGAACGCGTCGGGATTGGTGGATACGACGACGAGACGGGACTGTTGCAGGCGTTCGTCGATACGGACTCGCCTCTCGCCCGCGAGTGGGCCGAACGGGTCTACGCGTCGATCAAGGCGGATTCGACTCTATTTGATAGCCCGGGGGATTAG
- a CDS encoding carotenoid oxygenase family protein, whose product MSSDHRLGLRPATTEHTDKSLQVDGEIPSWLDGTLVRNGPGSFAVGDRRVNHWFDGLAMLRRFAIDDGEVRYTNRFLRSRQFRHVREHSRLRLREFGTDPQWRGLGRLRRFGTRVATDNASVDVVYLGGRHLAATETPRWTAYDPETLRTRGPREFDDEVGRAGPLAHVHYDPFREETVGVATRFGLRSEYLVYRVPDGNERREVLAHIPIHQPGYLHSFALTPNYIALLVPPLRTTPLALLRDRPFVESYRWQPERGMRIFVVDRESGELVTNARTAPCFVFHHVNAFEREGALHLDVAAFEDASVVDAFRLDAFDSSDFSPPGAELRRLQIGLASGHVVARTLHPGHVEFPTIHYARHNTRPYRYVYGVGTEERSPQGFSDRILKVDLKERSGQFQTSETWTEPNVYPGEPLFVPRESPQADGERGDDVAEDDGVLLSVVLDADAERSFLLVLDAATMAERARAVFSKPIPFDFHGQFYRTGERPTRSMA is encoded by the coding sequence ATGAGCAGCGACCACCGACTCGGACTACGACCAGCCACCACCGAGCACACCGACAAATCGCTGCAGGTTGACGGCGAGATTCCGTCGTGGCTCGACGGGACGCTCGTCCGCAATGGACCGGGGTCGTTCGCCGTCGGCGACCGGCGAGTGAACCACTGGTTCGACGGGCTGGCGATGCTCCGGCGGTTCGCCATCGACGACGGCGAGGTCCGGTATACCAATCGATTCCTGCGAAGCCGACAGTTTCGCCACGTCCGCGAGCACAGCCGCCTCCGTCTCCGCGAGTTCGGGACGGACCCGCAGTGGCGCGGACTCGGACGCCTTCGACGGTTCGGCACCCGCGTGGCGACGGACAATGCCTCCGTCGACGTTGTCTACCTCGGCGGCCGCCACCTCGCGGCGACGGAGACGCCGCGGTGGACCGCCTACGACCCCGAGACACTCCGAACGCGCGGGCCGAGAGAGTTCGACGACGAGGTGGGGCGGGCGGGACCGCTTGCACACGTCCACTACGACCCGTTTCGCGAGGAGACAGTGGGCGTTGCGACGCGCTTCGGTCTGCGAAGCGAGTACCTCGTCTACCGCGTCCCCGACGGGAACGAACGCCGCGAGGTGCTCGCGCACATCCCCATACACCAACCCGGCTACCTCCACAGTTTCGCGCTGACGCCGAACTACATCGCGCTGCTCGTCCCGCCACTGCGGACGACTCCGCTCGCACTGCTTCGGGACCGGCCGTTCGTCGAGAGCTACCGCTGGCAACCCGAGCGCGGGATGCGTATTTTCGTCGTCGACAGAGAGAGCGGCGAACTCGTGACCAACGCGCGAACCGCGCCATGCTTCGTCTTCCATCACGTCAACGCCTTCGAACGCGAGGGTGCGCTTCATCTCGACGTCGCGGCATTCGAGGACGCGAGCGTCGTCGACGCGTTCCGCCTCGACGCGTTCGACTCATCCGATTTCTCGCCGCCGGGCGCGGAACTTCGACGCCTGCAGATCGGCCTCGCGTCGGGACACGTCGTCGCGCGGACGCTCCACCCGGGCCACGTGGAGTTCCCGACGATTCACTACGCGCGGCACAATACCCGGCCGTACCGCTACGTCTACGGCGTCGGTACCGAGGAGCGCTCGCCGCAAGGCTTCTCAGACAGGATTCTGAAAGTCGACTTAAAGGAGCGAAGCGGGCAGTTTCAGACCTCGGAGACGTGGACCGAACCGAACGTCTACCCGGGCGAACCACTGTTCGTCCCGCGCGAATCGCCACAGGCTGACGGAGAACGCGGAGACGACGTCGCCGAAGACGACGGCGTGTTGCTCTCTGTGGTGCTCGACGCGGACGCCGAGCGGTCGTTCCTCCTGGTACTCGATGCGGCGACGATGGCCGAACGCGCTCGCGCGGTGTTCTCAAAGCCGATCCCGTTCGACTTCCACGGGCAGTTCTACCGGACGGGCGAGCGACCGACGCGCTCGATGGCGTAA
- a CDS encoding inorganic phosphate transporter: MVTLLAAIGVLVAVFVGFNIGGSSTGVAFGPSVGSRLVRKTTAAALFTSFALVGAWTVGRNVIDTMSSSIVPATQFSPVASVGVLFFTGTSLLVSNLYGVPASTSMTAVGAIVGLGLATGTLNQALMFTIVSAWIVAPLVGFACGAFIGRYVYPYLDRRIAFTRFEAHLIRLDRSGTVPRPRFNENASVRDIVGSATVVIIACYMAFSAGASNAANAVAPLVGAEGPLTVDQGVLLAVFAFGLGGFTIARRTLDTVGDDITELPILAALIVSVVGGTIITVLSVLGIPASLAVSTTCCIIGLGWGRASRAATVVELATPAPQRKLDLDVSTGALVTSRAENVPTSPTVGDLARGESPPEESSEELPDIPDIGEVGAADLDRESLFDPRAVKRIAAMWVLTPTLAVVGSYLLFLILL, translated from the coding sequence ATGGTGACCCTTCTCGCTGCGATAGGCGTCCTCGTTGCGGTGTTCGTGGGGTTCAATATCGGTGGCTCCTCAACCGGTGTCGCGTTCGGCCCGTCCGTCGGGAGTCGCCTCGTGCGAAAGACAACCGCTGCGGCACTGTTCACTTCGTTCGCACTCGTGGGCGCGTGGACCGTCGGGCGGAACGTCATCGATACGATGAGCAGCAGCATCGTCCCCGCCACACAGTTCTCGCCAGTCGCCAGCGTCGGCGTCCTCTTCTTCACCGGTACGTCGTTGCTCGTCTCGAATCTCTACGGTGTTCCAGCCTCGACGTCGATGACTGCTGTCGGTGCTATCGTGGGATTGGGACTCGCGACCGGGACGCTCAACCAGGCACTGATGTTCACCATCGTCTCGGCCTGGATCGTTGCACCGCTAGTTGGGTTCGCGTGTGGGGCGTTCATCGGTCGCTACGTCTACCCGTATCTCGACCGTCGCATCGCGTTCACCCGGTTCGAAGCCCACCTGATTCGGTTGGACCGCTCCGGGACCGTCCCACGGCCACGGTTTAACGAAAACGCATCGGTACGCGACATCGTTGGCTCGGCCACCGTTGTGATCATCGCCTGTTACATGGCGTTCTCCGCCGGGGCATCGAACGCGGCCAACGCCGTCGCGCCGCTAGTGGGCGCAGAGGGACCGCTGACCGTCGACCAGGGTGTTCTTCTGGCCGTCTTCGCGTTCGGGCTGGGCGGGTTCACTATCGCCAGACGGACGCTCGATACCGTCGGGGACGACATCACCGAACTCCCGATCCTGGCGGCGCTCATCGTTTCCGTTGTCGGGGGGACCATCATCACGGTGCTGTCGGTACTGGGCATCCCAGCAAGTTTGGCCGTGAGTACCACTTGCTGTATCATCGGCCTCGGCTGGGGTCGTGCGAGTCGGGCGGCGACAGTAGTCGAACTTGCGACTCCTGCCCCCCAGCGCAAGCTCGACCTCGATGTCTCGACGGGTGCACTCGTCACCTCCAGGGCCGAAAACGTCCCCACGAGTCCGACCGTCGGCGACCTGGCACGGGGCGAATCACCTCCGGAGGAGTCGAGCGAAGAACTACCAGATATCCCAGACATCGGCGAAGTGGGTGCGGCAGATCTGGATCGGGAGAGCCTCTTCGACCCCAGAGCAGTCAAACGCATTGCAGCAATGTGGGTCCTCACTCCGACGCTCGCTGTGGTCGGATCGTACCTGCTGTTCCTGATCCTGTTGTGA